From one Ctenopharyngodon idella isolate HZGC_01 chromosome 15, HZGC01, whole genome shotgun sequence genomic stretch:
- the si:dkey-23k10.5 gene encoding LOW QUALITY PROTEIN: GTPase IMAP family member 8 (The sequence of the model RefSeq protein was modified relative to this genomic sequence to represent the inferred CDS: deleted 1 base in 1 codon) produces the protein MNPSSSRSSSELRIVLFGPKNAEKSSAGNTILGKKEFDLKKTLHCMKIHSEIASTKITVVDTPGWWGNLPFEENPELYKQEIVLSVTKCPPGPHVLLLVLNVDIPFKQNEKDILCDNIRCFGDEVWRHTIVLFTSTDHPGGITTQVFENESLQWLIEKCGNRYHVLNTKNWGDGSQVTELLKKLQEMVDENRGGYYEINREILQDVEEKRREQEKRAEERRIKNQHLKDKTRTSAGDEHPLSELRMVLLGYNGSGKSSAGNTILGKPAFDLKRSLTSVIREGDVSGRHITVVDTPGRRRNYHSKYTPRLYKDEVVLSPSHCPPGPHIFLLVIRADVSFTEVYRRAVEEHVAYLGANVWDHIIVLFTFGDWLRDTSIELFIESEGEALQWIIDKCGNRYHVFNNMNKDDDNQVTELLEKIEVMVTGNKGFCFEINDQNLQEVKNRRMKVVERAKQMQDEMQKRNELRHSTSGGAELFEMRLVLLGPHYSDKSSTGNTILGRKAFDRRIEENLKENGEVSRRNLTVVYTPGFEKDYLIGKRLEEAKLNILRSVTEESSGIHAFILVWSVESSFAEEEKSRLEKIMEPLGENVWNHTLVVFAVGDELGDTPIELFIASEGDALQGLIEKCGKRYLVLNNKNWGDGSQVTELLEKIEEMVAGNRGCLYELDKETLERVERIAAVPIKRAQSMDIPLNLAEGCGSSSGISSAYGSLRSQETPEERHFMSRSKRSSGVDSLGSIPEFDGEPDSD, from the exons ATGAATCCAAGCAGTTCACGTAGCTCCTCAG AGCTGAGGATTGTCCTTTTTGGTCCAAAAAATGCTGAGAAAAGTTCAGCAGGAAACACTATCCTGGGCAAAAAGGAGTTTGACTTGAAGAAGACTTTGCACTGTATGAAGATACACAGTGAAATAGCTAGCACGAAGATCACTGTGGTTGATACTCCAGGCTGGTGGGGAAATTTACCCTTTGAAGAAAATCCTGAACTGTATAAACAGGAAATTGTCCTGAGTGTGACTAAATGTCCTCCAGGACCTCATGTCCTGCTTCTGGTCTTAAATGTGGACATAccatttaaacaaaatgaaaaagacaTTCTGTGTGATAATATTAGATGTTTCGGGGATGAAGTATGGAGGCACACAATAGTGTTGTTCACCTCCACAGATCATCCCGGAGGTATAACAACACAAGTGTTTGAAAATGAATCCCTCCAGTGGCTCATTGAGAAATGTGGGAACAGATATCATGTTCTCAATACTAAAAACTGGGGTGATGGATCTCAGGTCACAGAACTGCTTAAGAAATTACAGGAGATGGTGGATGAAAACAGAGGCGgttattatgaaataaacagaGAGATTTTGCAAGATGTGgaggagaagagaagagaacaAGAAAAGAGAGCAGAGGAAAGAAGGATAAAAAATCAGCATCTAAAAGACAAGACAAGAACAAGTG CAGGAGATGAACATCCACTCTCAGAGCTGAGGATGGTGCTGCTGGGTTATAATGGATCTGGGAAGAGTTCAGCAGGAAACACCATCCTGGGCAAACCTGCATTTGATTTAAAAAGATCACTTACATCTGTGATTCGAGAAGGAGATGTTTCAGGAAGACACATCACTGTGGTTGATACTCCAGGCCGAAGAAGAAATTACCACTCAAAATACACCCCCAGACTCTATAAAGATGAGGTTGTGTTGAGTCCGTCTCACTGTCCTCCAGGACCTCACATCTTTCTCCTGGTCATACGAGCGGATGTTTCTTTCACTGAAGTGTACAGAAGGGCAGTGGAGGAACATGTTGCCTATCTTGGTGCAAATGTCTGGGATCATATCATTGTTCTCTTTACCTTTGGTGACTGGTTGAGAGACACAAGCATTGAGCTGTTCATTGAGAGTGAAGGAGAAGCTCTTCAGTGGATAATAGACAAATGTGGAAACAGATATCATGTCTTTAACAACATGAACAAAGATGATGATAATCAAGTGACTGAGCTTTTGGAAAAGATAGAAGTGATGGTCACAGGAAACAAAGGATTCTGCTTTGAGATAAATGATCAGAATTTACAAGAGGTGAAAAACAGGAGGATGAAAGTAGTGGAAAGAGCAAAACAGATGCAAGATGAAatgcaaaaaagaaatgaattgaGACATTCAACATCAG GAGGTGCTGAACTTTTCGAAATGAGGTTGGTGTTACTTGGACCACACTATTCTGACAAGAGTTCAACTGGGAACACAATTTTGGGAAGAAAAGCATTTGACAGAAGAATAGAAgagaatttaaaagaaaatggggAAGTATCCAGAAGGAATCTCACTGTGGTTTACACACCAGGTTTTGAGAAAGATTACCTTATTGGC AAAAGACTTGAGGAGGCTAAACTCAACATATTGAGAAGTGTAACAGAAGAGTCCTCAGGAATACATGCTTTCATTTTAGTCTGGAGTGTTGAGTCTTCCTTTGCTGAGGAAGAGAAGAGCAGACTAGAGAAAATCATGGAGCCTCTCGGTGAAAATGTCTGGAATCACACGCTGGTTGTGTTTGCTGTTGGAGATGAACTAGGAGACACTCCCATAGAGTTATTCATAGCAAGTGAAGGTGACGCTCTCCAGGGGCTCATTGAGAAATGTGGGAAAAGATATCTTGTTCTCAACAATAAGAACTGGGGTGATGGATCTCAGGTCACAGAACTGTTGGAGAAGATCGAGGAGATGGTGGCAGGAAACAGAGGATGTCTTTATGAACTAGATAAAGAGACTTTAGAGAGAGTTGAAAGAATAGCTGCTGTACCCATTAAAAGAGCACAGAGCATGGATATTCCACTAAATC TTGCTGAAGGATGCGGTTCTTCCTCAGGGATCAGTTCAGCATATGGGTCCCTGAGATCACAAGAAACACCAGAAGAGAGGCATTTCATGTCAAGATCAAAaaggagctctggagtggattCTCTTGGTTCTATTCCTGAGTTTGATGGAGAACCTGACTCAGATTAA